CACGCCCGGCTGCGGTGACATACGACAGGGAAGGCACGCGGCATGTCGTGAACGGAACCGTCGGCTAGCTTCGCAGGGACCACCAAATGATGCTGCCCAGGAGCACACACGCTATGACGACGGCCACAATGATGACTGTGCGCCAGGTTGCGCTCCGCCGGGGGACTTCACGGGCCACGACGGTTTGGGACGCCATGATGGTATCGCCCGGACGGCTTGGAGGCGGTGGCAGTTCAGGCACTTCCGGCACGTTCGGGGGGAGCGCCGGCACTGCGACGACCGAAGCGCGTTCCGCCTCCCGTTTGGTCATGGTGGCTGCCAGGCGCACCGCCAGTTCCAACTCACGGGCAAATTCACTGCCCGACTGCGGCCGCCGCAGGGGACTTTTCTCAAGCGCCCGCATGATGACGCGCTCGACGTGCGCCGACAGGTCGGGGCGCAGTCGCCGGGGCGAAGGGGGAATCTCGTTGGCGTGTTTGCTCAGGATGACCTTGGAGGGGCCGCCGTGAAAGGGCGTTTTGCCGGTCAGCATCTCGTAAGTGATGATCCCCAGACTGTAGATGTCTGACCGCGCATCGAGTTCGAGTCCCTTGGCCTGTTCGGGAGACATGTACTGCGGCGTGCCCATGACCATGTTCTGCGCCGTGAGCGGGGCGCTGTCCGTGGTGTCTTCCTGCACCTTGGCGATGCCAAAATCGAGCACCTTGACCCGTTCCCGCTCGGCTTCGTCCGTGGGCAGCAGCATGATGTTTTCCGGTTTGAGGTCGCGGTGAATGACGTTCTGGGCGTGGGCGGCATCCAGGGCTTCCCCAATCTGCCGTACGATGTGTACCGTCCGGTCGAGCGTAAACGGCCCATCGGTCTGGATGGCCCGCTTGAGGGTCGAACCTTCGAGATACTCCATGACCAGATAGACGTAGCCTTCTTCGCTCGTCCCGAAGTCGGTCACATGAATGACGTTGGCGTGGTCAATGCGGCTGGCCGCCTGGGCTTCTTTCTGAAACCGCTTGACGGCGCGGCGCTGGGCGGCCAGTTCGGCGTGGAGAATCTTGACCGCCCAGAGTTTGCGCGTCAGGACGTGAGTGCCGCGGTACACCGTACACATCCCCCCCTCGCCGATGCGTGCCGTGAGGTGGTAGCGGTCTATGAAGACCCGCCCCACCAGCGGGTCTTCGCCGAGCTCTTCTTCATCGGACACCTGGGACAGCGGCCTTCCGTCGTAAGGACAGAAGGCGATGTCTGCCGTGTACGTACGCCGACATTGCGGACAGGCTTTCATGACTTACACACACTGCGAAAACCCATAGTACAGCAGACGACGCTTGACGGACGAGATGGTTACTTGAGGTAAAGCTCTTCGAGATTCCACGTGGCGGCGGGGTCAAATTTCGCCAGCCGGACGTTCAGCACATTGGAGCGGGCCCCGGCAATGGTGTGTTCCGAGACAAGGTGCAGAACCGGCGTGACCTCATTCCAGCTTCGCTGAAAATCGTTATAGAGTTTGCGCCGCTCTTCAATGGTTTTCTGGCGCAGTGCCAGGTCGAAGTTTTTGGCTATTTTCTTGAACCAGTCGTAACCCCGCAGGTCGGTCTGCACATTGGTGATGACCGGCTCGGCGAAGTAGGGGCGGCTGCCCGTCACGAAGGGTTGGAGGAAGATGGGGTCCGGGAGTTCCGGCTGAATTTCGACCAGAATCATGTCGAAAACCCCGGAGGTCAACGCTTTCCACCACTTTTCCAGGGGTTGTTCGTCCAGCACGATGTCCAGTCCGGCCGCGGTCAGGTCCTGTACGATGGACTGCCCGATGGCAACAGCGGTTGGCTCTTTGGGAACAATGAACTTGAAGCGTACTGGCGCCTTGATCCCGTCAATGAGTTTGCCGTCCCGGTAACTGTAGCTGGCGGCCTGCAGGGCCGCTTTGGCCGTTTCCACATTGGGTTCATAGCGGGGTGCATTCGGGTCATACCAGGTGGTATTGCCGGGGGTGATGAGACCAAAGCAGGGGTCGGCGTTGCCCCCCAGCACGGACGCGGCCAGGCGTTTGCGGTCAACCAGCCGTGAGATGGCTTCCCGGAAGTCATCGTTCAGAAAATGTTTCGCGCGGTTCCGGTCCACCTTGGTCTGGTCAATCCGGGTGTTGCCCACCAGCGTCCACACGCGCAGCGAGCCACCGGCGTTACGCACCTTGGCCTGCCCTTCCACGGCCTTGGCCTGCTCTGGCAGCAGGTAGTCAATGACATCGTACTTGCCTTCGACGAACCGCTCCGACTGGGTCTTGCGATCCACCCCCAAGTCATAGACGACTTCGTTGAGGTAGGGCAGCACCGTACCGGCATTGTCCACTTTCCAGTAGTTCGGATTGGCTGCCAGCCGAAGCTCCTTGTTGGGTGAAAATGATTTGACGACAAAAGGCCCGGAGCAGGCGATTTTGGTCGGGTCATCCGCAACCGTCGGGAAGTTGGTTTTGGAGACAATGGGAATCCGGGCAAAGACAAACTTCGCAGCATCAGCCGAAATGGCATCGTTGAATTGAATCTCTACGGTTTGGGGGTCAACGATGCTGAACCTGGCGTCCCCACGCTCGTTGCCCACACCGGTTTTGAGCAGGTCGCTCAGGGCAGAGCCAGCCTTGAGAGCTTGTTCGTACGAGAAGACCACATCATCCGGCACCAGGGGAGAGCCATCCGAAAAAAAGCACTTGCGGAGCGTCACCCGGTAGGTTTTCCCGTCACCGGCCAGGGAGACCGCCGTGGCCAGACCGCTGTCCTCGACAACCTGTTTTTCAAAGTCGTAATCCAGCAGCGTGCCGTAGAGCTTACGCAGGACAGCCAGCGTATCGGGGGTGGAATCCACGAAGGGGTTGAAGGTCAAAGGTCCAAAGGACAGCGCCAGCCGGAGTGTCCCGCCTTGTTTGCCCGGCTCACATTTGGCCGGCTTGGCATCTGTGCCGGCCATGAGTTTGCGGGAGGCCGTTCCACATCCCGTCGCCAACGTCAGACAGAGGGAAAGCGCCAGCGAAAGAGCTGTCGCCGCTCGAGTTGTTGCATGCATGCGTCATGGTCGCCGACCGCCCAGCCACCCGAAAACAATCGCGCCAGCTTGGGGCAGGCGGTGGTGTGTTGAAATGAAATACGGGTGCTGGCCCGTACCTTTATCAGAGTAGCCGGGAAAATGCCACGCTTTGCTTTACAAACCACTTATGCGCCGTGGCAGTTTTTGTACTTCTTGCCGGAGCCGCAGGGGCAGGGTTCGTTGCGTCCGATCTTGGGTGTGCGGCGGACGACCGTTCCGCCTTCACCGGCCCGGGCGGCGCCGGCGTTGGCCGCCGTGTACACCTGCCCGGTGGCCGGGCGGGGGGTCGGCAGGGAAGCCGTTGGGGTGCGTTGCGTGGACGCGCGCGGCAGGGCCGGCGGCGCGGACACTTCCCCGGCAACTTCAAACTCGTCGCTGGTGGTTTCGTCCCGTGCGGACAGCTCGTCCTCGAAGTCGAGCGCCGAGGTTTCAGCGACTTCGACGCGCATGTTGAACAGGATACGGACGCATTCTTCGTCCATCCGGTCAATCATCTCTTCAAAGAGCCGGCTGGATTCTTTCTTGTATTCAATCAGGGGGTCTTTCTGCCCATACCCGCGCAGTCCGACGCCTTCCTTGAGGTGGTCCAGCGTCGCCAGATGCTTTTTCCAGTGGGCGTCAACGATGTTGAGCATCACGTGGCGTTCAAGCTGGCGCAGATTTTCAGCTCCAATTTTGGCTTCACGCGCCTGGTGGCGCTCAAGGATGGTCTGCCATACCCTGGCGCGGATTTCATCCCGGCTCAGACGGTCAAAGTCGAGGTTTTCGGCCTCGCAGTCATAGGCGTAGAGATCGAGCAGGGCCACGCGCAGGCCGTCCACGTCCCATTCTTCCGGGCGTCCATGAAGGTAGCGCCGGATGACATCCGCGAGCAGGTCCTCGGCCAGGTGAATGAATTGCCGCCCGCCTTCCGCGCCTTCCATCAACTCGCGCCGCAGGTTGTAAATGGTTTCGCGCTGGAGGTTCATCACATCGTCGTATTCGAGCAGATGCTTGCGGATGGAAAAGTTATGGGCTTCGACCGACTTCTGGGCGGCTTCCACCCGCCGCGACACCATGCGGCTTTCGATGGCGACGCCTTCTTCCATGCCCAGCGTCAGCATGATGTTCTTGAGCCGCTCGCCGCCGAAGATGCGCATCAGGTCGTCTTCGAGTGACAGGTAGAACCGCGAGGAGCCGGGGTCGCCCTGCCGGCCGGCGCGTCCGCGCAACTGGTTGTCAATGCGGCGCGATTCGTGCCGTTCACTCCCGATGATGTGCAGCCCGCCGAGCGCCACGACTTCAGCATGCTCCCGGTCCGTCTGGGCTTTCATCTGCTCAAACAGGGCCTGGCGCTCTTCCGGGGGGACTTCTGCCGGATTGCGTTCCTGCCGGCGCAGTTCGGCGTCGGTCAGAAATTCGGGATTGCCGCCAAGCAGAATGTCCGTACCGCGGCCAGCCATGTTGGTGGCAATGGTGACTGTTCCCTTGCGCCCCGCCTGGGCAACGATTTCCGCTTCCCGTTCGTGGTACTTGGCATTCAGCACGTTGTGAGGAATGCCAATAGCGGAAAGCTTCCGCGAAACGAGTTCCGAGTTGGCAACCGAAGCCGTCCCGACCAGGATCGGCTGACCGGTCTGGTGCCGTTCCTTGATTTCTTCAACAATGGCGTTCCATTTCTCTTCGGCCGTCCGGTAGATGAGGTCGGGATAATCCTGCCGGATCATCGGCCGGTGCGTCGGGATCACGGTGACTTCCAGGTTGTAAATCTTGGCAAATTCCGCCGCTTCGGTTTCGGCCGTTCCGGTCATCCCGGCCAGCTTTTCGTACATGCGGAAGTAATTCTGGAGCGTGATGGTCGCCAGCGTCTGGGTTTCGGCCTCGATTTTGACGCCTTCCTTGGCCTCCACCGCTTGGTGCAAGCCATCTGACCAGCGCCGTCCGTCCATCGGACGCCCGGTGTGCTCATCCACGATGATGACCTGCCCATCCCGCACCATGTATTCCTTGTCGCGGTGGTAGAGGGTATGGGCCTTGAGCGCCTGATTGACGCAGTGCAGCAGCTCAAAGTTGGCCGGGTCGTAGAGGTTTTCAACCCCAAGCAGCTTTTCAACCCGTTCGATGCCGCTTTCGGTCAGCGCCGCCGTGTGTGTTTTTTCGTCCACCAGATAGTCGGTGGCCGGGTTGAGCTTGGGAATGACATCGTTGGCGAGGTAATACTTTTCACTCGATTCGTCCGAGGGGCCGGCGATGATGAGCGGCGTGCGGGCTTCGTCAATGAGGATCGAATCCACTTCGTCCACGATGGCAAAATGGTGGCCACGCTGGACGCAGGATTTGACCGAATACTTCATGTTGTCGCGCAGGTAATCAAAGCCGAACTCGTTGTTGGTGCCATAGGTGATGTCACAGGCGTAGGCTTCGCGGCGTTCATCGTCGTAGAGGTGATTCTGGATGACGCCCACGGAAAGACCCAGAAACCGGTAAATCTTGCCCATCCAGTCGGCGTCGCGCTTGGCCAGGTAGTCATTGACGGTGACGACGTGCACGCCGCGTCCCGTCAGGGCGTTGAGATACACCGGCAGGGTGGCGACGAGGGTTTTGCCTTCGCCGGTGCGCATTTCGGCAATGCGTCCGTGGTGGAGGGCGATGCCGCCGATGAGCTGGACATCAAAGTGGCGCATCCCGGTCACACGCCGTGAGGCTTCGCGAACCGTGGCAAAGGCATCCGGCAGCAGATCATCGAGGGACTCGCCCTGCTCCAGCCGTTCCTTGAACCGCGCCGTCTGGGCCTGCAGTTCGGCGTCGGAGAGCTCCTGCAGCCTGGCTTCCCGGTCGTTGATGGCCGACACGAGGGGACGAATCCGCTTGAGGTAGCGTTCGTTGGCGCTACCGAAAATTTTGGCAAGAACCTTGTCGAGAAGCATGGGTGTGCCTGGGCTGAAGAAAATCGAACGGGGTGCGGCAACGTCACTCTACGTTGCCAGGACCACTTGGGTAATGTGCCGGACACTTCGGCGGAGAAGTCAGGCCCGATGAGGGATACTAGGGAATCACCTGGGTGGCGTCAAGAAAGCCATGGTTCCGGGGGCTTCCTGGCGGGGGCCGCAGCCTGTTCCGTGACTGGGGGGCGGGCTTCCGAGAAATGCCCTTGAAAGCGTTTTTTCGCCTATGCTATGAAGCCGGTTACTTCAGGCACATTGCTGCGTTGGTGTCCGGCTTGGGTGGCGAATGGCGATGAAATGGGGGCAAAACCTGGTTTTTGTGCCGCGCCGTGGGAGCCGCCAACGTGTGTGTGAACGTGTGTGAGTGAACGTGTGAACGACGGAGCTGATGCCTCAACCGCGCCCACTGGACGAGAGATTATGGCTGCTGATGTAATTTGGGTATAGCCAAACCAGGCAGCACGCGCTACCTTTCTCGACGAGGATGGTAAAACATGTCAAGTGCCGCGCTGGTGCTCTACGGTGAAGAGTATCAGCAAATCAAGAACATCATTGCCCGCCTGTGCGAAGACGCCAACGCCCGAATG
This window of the Chloracidobacterium sp. N genome carries:
- a CDS encoding protein kinase domain-containing protein: MSDEEELGEDPLVGRVFIDRYHLTARIGEGGMCTVYRGTHVLTRKLWAVKILHAELAAQRRAVKRFQKEAQAASRIDHANVIHVTDFGTSEEGYVYLVMEYLEGSTLKRAIQTDGPFTLDRTVHIVRQIGEALDAAHAQNVIHRDLKPENIMLLPTDEAERERVKVLDFGIAKVQEDTTDSAPLTAQNMVMGTPQYMSPEQAKGLELDARSDIYSLGIITYEMLTGKTPFHGGPSKVILSKHANEIPPSPRRLRPDLSAHVERVIMRALEKSPLRRPQSGSEFARELELAVRLAATMTKREAERASVVAVPALPPNVPEVPELPPPPSRPGDTIMASQTVVAREVPRRSATWRTVIIVAVVIACVLLGSIIWWSLRS
- the secA gene encoding preprotein translocase subunit SecA, translated to MLLDKVLAKIFGSANERYLKRIRPLVSAINDREARLQELSDAELQAQTARFKERLEQGESLDDLLPDAFATVREASRRVTGMRHFDVQLIGGIALHHGRIAEMRTGEGKTLVATLPVYLNALTGRGVHVVTVNDYLAKRDADWMGKIYRFLGLSVGVIQNHLYDDERREAYACDITYGTNNEFGFDYLRDNMKYSVKSCVQRGHHFAIVDEVDSILIDEARTPLIIAGPSDESSEKYYLANDVIPKLNPATDYLVDEKTHTAALTESGIERVEKLLGVENLYDPANFELLHCVNQALKAHTLYHRDKEYMVRDGQVIIVDEHTGRPMDGRRWSDGLHQAVEAKEGVKIEAETQTLATITLQNYFRMYEKLAGMTGTAETEAAEFAKIYNLEVTVIPTHRPMIRQDYPDLIYRTAEEKWNAIVEEIKERHQTGQPILVGTASVANSELVSRKLSAIGIPHNVLNAKYHEREAEIVAQAGRKGTVTIATNMAGRGTDILLGGNPEFLTDAELRRQERNPAEVPPEERQALFEQMKAQTDREHAEVVALGGLHIIGSERHESRRIDNQLRGRAGRQGDPGSSRFYLSLEDDLMRIFGGERLKNIMLTLGMEEGVAIESRMVSRRVEAAQKSVEAHNFSIRKHLLEYDDVMNLQRETIYNLRRELMEGAEGGRQFIHLAEDLLADVIRRYLHGRPEEWDVDGLRVALLDLYAYDCEAENLDFDRLSRDEIRARVWQTILERHQAREAKIGAENLRQLERHVMLNIVDAHWKKHLATLDHLKEGVGLRGYGQKDPLIEYKKESSRLFEEMIDRMDEECVRILFNMRVEVAETSALDFEDELSARDETTSDEFEVAGEVSAPPALPRASTQRTPTASLPTPRPATGQVYTAANAGAARAGEGGTVVRRTPKIGRNEPCPCGSGKKYKNCHGA
- a CDS encoding ABC transporter substrate-binding protein, producing the protein MHATTRAATALSLALSLCLTLATGCGTASRKLMAGTDAKPAKCEPGKQGGTLRLALSFGPLTFNPFVDSTPDTLAVLRKLYGTLLDYDFEKQVVEDSGLATAVSLAGDGKTYRVTLRKCFFSDGSPLVPDDVVFSYEQALKAGSALSDLLKTGVGNERGDARFSIVDPQTVEIQFNDAISADAAKFVFARIPIVSKTNFPTVADDPTKIACSGPFVVKSFSPNKELRLAANPNYWKVDNAGTVLPYLNEVVYDLGVDRKTQSERFVEGKYDVIDYLLPEQAKAVEGQAKVRNAGGSLRVWTLVGNTRIDQTKVDRNRAKHFLNDDFREAISRLVDRKRLAASVLGGNADPCFGLITPGNTTWYDPNAPRYEPNVETAKAALQAASYSYRDGKLIDGIKAPVRFKFIVPKEPTAVAIGQSIVQDLTAAGLDIVLDEQPLEKWWKALTSGVFDMILVEIQPELPDPIFLQPFVTGSRPYFAEPVITNVQTDLRGYDWFKKIAKNFDLALRQKTIEERRKLYNDFQRSWNEVTPVLHLVSEHTIAGARSNVLNVRLAKFDPAATWNLEELYLK